The Tenrec ecaudatus isolate mTenEca1 chromosome 6, mTenEca1.hap1, whole genome shotgun sequence genome has a window encoding:
- the CYP27B1 gene encoding 25-hydroxyvitamin D-1 alpha hydroxylase, mitochondrial, translating into MTQTLKFASKVFHRVLWAPELGSRGADSAPRSLAHIPGPSTPGFLVELFCKGGLSRLHELQVQGAARFGPVWLASFGTVRTVYVAAPALVEQLLRQEGPQPERCRFSPWTEHRRHRQRACGLLTAEGEEWQRLRSLLAPLLLRPQAATRYAGALDNVVGDLVRRLRRQRGLCAGPPTLVQDVAGEFYKFGLEGIAAVLLGSRLGCLEAQVPPDTETFIRAVGSVFVSTLLTMAMPKWLHRLVPGPWGRLCRDWDQMFEFAQQHVEQRVAEMTTRNQGQLEGDPGPVSHLTYHLFQEKLPVSSILGNVTELLLAGVDTVSNTLSWALYELARHPDVQRALHTEITAALGPSSCTHSPAALSQLPLLKAVVKEVLRLYPVVPGNSRVPDKDIRVGDYILPKNTLVTLCHYATSRDPAQFSEPDSFRPARWLGEDPGPHPFASLPFGFGKRSCMGRRLAELELQMALAQILIHFEVLPEPGAAPIRPMTRTVLVPERSINLQFVDR; encoded by the exons atgacccAGACGCTCAAGTTCGCCTCTAAGGTGTTCCATCGTGTCCTTTGGGCTCCCGAGCTGGGCTCGCGAGGTGCCGACTCAGCACCCAGGAGCTTGGCCCACATCCCAGGCCCCTCCACGCCgggcttcctggtggaactcttctgcAAAGGGGGACTGTCCCGACTACACGAACTGCAg GTGCAGGGCGCTGCGCGCTTCGGCCCGGTGTGGCTGGCGAGCTTCGGGACCGTGCGCACGGTGTACGTGGCCGCGCCAGCACTCGTGGAGCAGCTGCTGCGACAAGAGGGACCTCAGCCCGAGCGCTGCCGCTTCTCGCCCTGGACGGAGCATCGGCGCCATCGACAGCGGGCGTGCGGACTGCTCACAGC ggaagGGGAAGAATGGCAGCGGCTCCGCAGCCTCCTGGCCCCGCTCCTCCTTCGTCCCCAAGCGGCGACCCGCTATGCGGGGGCCTTGGACAACGTGGTCGGTGACTTGGTTCGTAGACTGCGGCGCCAGCGGGGCCTTTGCGCCGGGCCGCCCACCCTGGTTCAGGACGTGGCGGGAGAGTTCTACAAGTTCGGACTAGAAG GCATAGCCGCCGTGCTGCTGGGGTCGCGTCTGGGCTGTCTCGAGGCCCAAGTGCCGCCGGACACCGAGACCTTCATCCGTGCCGTGGGCTCTGTGTTCGTGTCCACGCTACTTACCATGGCGATGCCTAAATGGCTGCACCGCCTAGTGCCGGGACCCTGGGGTCGCCTCTGCCGGGACTGGGACCAGATGTTTGAATTTG CCCAGCAGCACGTGGAACAGCGAGTGGCGGAGATGACCACGAGGAACCAGGGACAGCTGGAGGGAGACCCTGGACCTGTTTCTCATTTGACCTACCACCTGTTCCAAGAAAAACTTCCAGTCTCATCCATCCTGGGGAATGTGACCGAGCTGCTCCTGGCTGGGGTGGACACG GTGTCCAACACGCTCTCCTGGGCTCTGTATGAGCTTGCACGGCACCCAGATGTTCAGAGGGCCCTGCACACAGAGATCACAGCCGCCCTGGGCCCCAGCTCCTGCACCCACTCCCCAGCAGCTCTATCCCAGCTGCCCCTGCTGAAGGCTGTGGTCAAGGAGGTGCTGAG GCTGTACCCTGTGGTCCCTGGAAATTCCCGTGTCCCAGACAAAGACATTCGTGTGGGTGACTACATTCTCCCCAAAAAT ACGCTGGTCACTCTGTGTCACTATGCGACTTCCCGGGACCCTGCCCAGTTCTCAGAGCCGGACTCCTTCCGACCAGCTCGCTGGCTTGGGGAGGACCCAGGCCCTCACCCATTTGCATCTCTCCCCTTTGGCTTTGGCAAGCGCAGCTGCATGGGAAGACGCCTAGCAGAGCTGGAGCTGCAAATGGCTTTAGCCCAG ATCTTGATCCACTTTGAGGTGCTGCCTGAACCTGGTGCGGCCCCAATCAGACCGATGACCCGGACTGTCCTAGTGCCTGAGAGGAGCATCAACCTACAGTTTGTGGACCGATAA
- the EEF1AKMT3 gene encoding EEF1A lysine methyltransferase 3 — translation MADPDPQPESEVESVFPREVGLFADSYSEKSRFCFCGHVLSITQNFGARLGVAARVWDAALSLCNYFERQNVDFRGKKVIELGAGTGIVGILAALQGGDVTITDLPLALEQIQGNVQANVPAGGQAQVRALAWGIDQHVFPGDYDLVLGADIVYLEPTFPLLLGTLRHLCGPHGTIYLASKMREEHGTENFFQHLLPQHFQLELAERDEDVNINIYRASHRGPRPA, via the exons ATGGCGGACCCCGACCCACAGCCTGAATCCGAggtggagtctgtgttcccgcgCGAGGTCGGGCTCTTCGCAGATTCTTACTCGGAAAAGAGTCGGTTCTGCTTCTGTGGGCACGTGCTGAGCATCACGCAGAACTTCGGGGCCCGCCTCGGGGTGGCAGCGCGCGTGTGGGACGCG GCTTTGAGTCTGTGCAACTATTTCGAAAGGCAAAATGTGGATTTCCGAGGGAAGAAGGTGATCGAACTGGGCGCAGGGACTGGCATCGTGGGGATCCTGGCTGCGTTGCAGG gAGGGGATGTTACCATCACTGACCTGCCTCTGGCTCTAGAACAGATCCAGGGCAACGTCCAGGCCAACGTGCCAGCTGGAGGCCAGGCCCAGGTCCgcgccttagcctgggggattgACCAGCATGTCTTCCCTGGCGACTATGACTTGGTGCTCGGGGCTGATATTGTGTACCTGGAGCCCACCTTCCCACTGCTGCTGGGGACCCTCCGACACCTGTGTGGGCCCCACGGCACCATCTATCTGGCTTCCAAGATGAGAGAGGAGCATGGGACAGAGAACTTTTTTCAGCACCTCCTTCCTCAGCACTTCCAACTGGAGCTGGCCGAGCGGGACGAGGACGTGAACATCAACATCTATAGGGCCAGCCACAGAGGGCCAAGACCTGCTTGA
- the METTL1 gene encoding tRNA (guanine-N(7)-)-methyltransferase produces the protein MAGALALASPRSQGENERRSPSAAPRPTLLAERGGIRAWDFKGRGLPAAGLTASLSRASCLGSTWVPWRSPEVLHIMEGAESGNSAGAEAPQPQKRYYRQRAHSNPMADHTLRYPVKPEEMDWSELYPEFFAPLTPNQSHDDPEDKKEKRPQAQVEFADIGCGYGGLLVELSPLFPNTLILGLEIRVKVSDYVQDRIRALRAAPGGGFQNIACLRSNAMKHLPNFFQKGQLSKMFFLFPDPHFKRTKHKWRIISPTLLAEYAYVLRIGGLIYTITDVLELHEWMCTHFEGHPLFERVPLEGLSEDPIVGHLGTSTEEGKKVLRNGGKNFPAIFRRIQDPTLPAVTPPTSPTQPAH, from the exons ATGGCTGGGGCTCTGGCTCTCGCCTCGCCGCGCAGCCAGGGAGAGAACGAGCGGCGGAGCCCTTCGGCAGCCCCCCGCCCGACCCTGCTCGCCGAGCGCGGCGGAATTCGCGCCTGGGACTTTAAGGGGCGGGGCCTGCCCGCCGCCGGGCTGACTGCGTCATTATCACGCGCCTCCTGCCTAGGCTCCACGTGGGTCCCGTGGAGAAGCCCCGAAGTGCTGCACATCATGGAGGGGGCCGAGAGTGGGAACTCGGCCGGAGCAGAGGCCCCGCAGCCTCAGAAGCGATACTACCGGCAACGTGCTCACTCCAACCCCATGGCGGACCACACACTGCGCTA CCCAGTGAAGCCAGAGGAGATGGACTGGTCTGAGCTATACCCAGAGTTCTTTGCTCCACTAACTCCAAACCAGAGCCATGATGACCCAGAGGATAAGAAAGAGAAAAGGCCGCAGGCCCAAGTGGAGTTTGCAGACATAGGCTGTGGCTACGGTGGTCTGTTAG TGGAGCTGTCGCCACTATTCCCAAACACACTCATTCTGGGCCTGGAAATTCGGGTGAAGGTTTCAGACTATGTGCAAGACCGGATTCGGGCCCTACGTGCAGCTCCCGGCGGTGGCTTCCAGAACATTGCTTGTCTGCGTAGTAATGCCATGAAGCATCTTCCTAACTTCTTCCAAAAGGGCCAG TTGTCAAAGATGTTCTTCCTCTTCCCGGACCCACATTTCAAGCGAACTAAGCACAAGTGGCGAATCATCAGTCCCACGCTGCTGGCAGAATATGCCTACGTGCTGAGAATCGGG GGGCTGATATATACCATAACTGACGTGCTGGAACTACACGAGTGGATGTGCACCCACTTTGAAGGACACCCTCTGTTTGAGCGTGTGCCTCTGGAGGGGCTG AGTGAAGACCCTATTGTGGGACATCTGGGCACTTCAACcgaagaaggaaagaaagtgcTACGCAATGGAGGGAAGAATTTCCCAGCCATCTTCCGAAGAATACAGGATCCCACTCTCCCAGCAGTGACACCCCCCACCAGCCCCACACAGCCTGCTCACTGA